GCGCTGTATTGAGTTTGAGCTATTTGCTCATTTGAGACGTCGCTATGCGCCGGGAGTAACGCACAATACCGAATATTGGTTTTGTCTGGCGTTACCTGCTGAGCGCGAGGTGCAATTATCCGAGCATCTTGCCTACCTGTGGTTGGATGTGCCCCACGCGGCACAGTTGACCAAGTCCTGGAGCAACCGGCAGGCGATTGAGGAATTTGTTATTTATCCGGCCTGAACAGGCTTTTTTCGGAGATTTTTATGGCAGGTCATAGTAAGTGGGCTAACACAAAGCATCGTAAAGCAGCACAGGACGCCAAACGCGGTAAAATCTTTACCAAGATTATCCGCGAACTGGTTACCGCAGCCCGTCTGGGCGGTGGCGATCCGGGTTCTAACCCACGTCTGCGCGCCGCGATCGATAAAGCACTGTCCAACAACATGACGCGCGATACCCTGAACCGCGCGATTGCCCGTGGCGTC
The genomic region above belongs to Pectobacterium colocasium and contains:
- the nudB gene encoding dihydroneopterin triphosphate diphosphatase, with the protein product MVYKRPVSVLVVIYARDTGRVLMLQRRDDPEFWQSVTGSIEEGESAPYAAQREVKEEVNIDISAEALSLFDCQRCIEFELFAHLRRRYAPGVTHNTEYWFCLALPAEREVQLSEHLAYLWLDVPHAAQLTKSWSNRQAIEEFVIYPA